Proteins co-encoded in one Candidatus Melainabacteria bacterium genomic window:
- a CDS encoding ABC transporter permease, protein MIILEKILKDKIAKISLIVITTLYLLIILSDFISPYNPNTRNPKGSYLPPSKIYFLESGMIFSPFIYKTTSTFNEETFTKKIIEDKNTKYFIKFFVKGEEYKILNLIPCSVHLFGTNGEQRIYLFGTDRNGRDIFSRILHGGKPSLTIGFVGLLIVFPLGLLYGGVSGYFGGAIDNFMMRIAEAIMSLPYFYLIVVLASILPTNISNSQRFLLITIILSFVSWAGLSRVIRGQVLSIKEEEYILAAKAIGINDLKIIIKHIIPQTTSYIIIAATLSIPGFIIGESALSFLGMGITQPDPSWGNILAEGKELSNMLLRPWILLLPAACIFVSVLCFNLVGDKLRDILDPRS, encoded by the coding sequence ATGATCATATTAGAAAAAATTTTAAAAGATAAAATTGCAAAAATAAGTTTAATTGTAATAACAACTCTATATTTGTTAATAATCTTGTCTGATTTTATTTCTCCTTATAATCCAAATACAAGAAATCCAAAAGGAAGTTATTTGCCTCCTTCAAAAATATATTTTCTTGAAAGTGGGATGATATTTTCTCCTTTTATATATAAAACAACTTCTACATTTAATGAAGAAACTTTTACAAAAAAAATTATTGAAGATAAAAATACAAAATATTTTATTAAGTTTTTTGTAAAAGGAGAAGAATATAAAATTCTTAATTTAATTCCTTGTTCAGTTCACTTGTTTGGAACAAACGGTGAACAAAGAATATATCTTTTTGGAACAGACAGAAATGGGAGAGATATTTTTTCTAGAATTCTTCATGGTGGCAAACCAAGCTTGACAATTGGCTTTGTGGGGCTTTTAATTGTTTTCCCGCTTGGTCTTTTATATGGCGGGGTATCAGGTTATTTTGGTGGTGCGATTGACAACTTTATGATGAGAATTGCAGAAGCAATAATGAGCCTTCCTTATTTTTATTTAATAGTTGTTTTAGCAAGCATCCTGCCAACAAATATTTCTAACTCACAAAGATTTTTATTAATTACAATTATTTTATCTTTTGTAAGCTGGGCAGGGCTTAGTAGAGTAATACGTGGACAGGTTTTGTCAATTAAAGAAGAAGAATACATCCTGGCTGCAAAAGCAATAGGAATAAATGATTTAAAGATTATAATTAAACATATTATTCCACAAACAACAAGTTACATAATAATTGCAGCAACATTATCAATTCCTGGATTTATTATTGGTGAAAGTGCATTAAGTTTTTTAGGTATGGGAATAACTCAGCCAGATCCAAGTTGGGGAAATATTTTAGCTGAAGGAAAAGAACTTTCTAACATGTTACTTCGCCCATGGATATTACTTTTACCAGCAGCTTGTATTTTTGTTTCTGTGCTTTGTTTTAACTTAGTTGGGGATAAACTTAGAGATATTTTAGATCCTAGGAGTTAA
- a CDS encoding thioredoxin family protein, with amino-acid sequence MKQMKSYKKKLYILSCVILALFLSGCKGKKLTTVIDDLPESALLTEIKTTLENKMPLVVSFTAEWCPHCRQYKPVFFEVKKNYEETTNNVAFFNIDVEDQNGSLISSRFHVKGIPTTAFIRPDGSVYKMHVGELDNEGLNEIIKGLLKSKRKKRREPIAPFPIEPQEVKEEIIEPEPVQ; translated from the coding sequence ATGAAGCAAATGAAATCCTATAAAAAAAAATTGTACATTTTATCTTGTGTAATCCTTGCACTATTTTTATCTGGATGTAAAGGAAAAAAACTTACTACAGTTATTGATGACTTACCTGAGTCAGCTCTTCTTACTGAAATTAAAACCACACTTGAAAACAAGATGCCTTTAGTTGTTTCATTTACAGCAGAATGGTGTCCACATTGCAGGCAATATAAGCCAGTATTTTTTGAAGTTAAAAAAAATTATGAAGAAACTACTAACAATGTTGCTTTTTTTAATATTGATGTAGAAGATCAAAATGGTTCTTTAATATCCAGCAGGTTTCATGTTAAAGGTATACCAACTACTGCTTTTATAAGACCAGATGGTTCAGTTTATAAAATGCATGTTGGAGAACTGGATAATGAGGGATTAAATGAAATTATTAAAGGCTTGCTTAAAAGTAAAAGAAAAAAAAGAAGAGAACCAATTGCTCCTTTTCCAATTGAGCCTCAAGAAGTAAAAGAAGAAATTATTGAACCTGAACCTGTTCAGTAG
- the lgt gene encoding prolipoprotein diacylglyceryl transferase, producing the protein MLNNLPVITLSSPGPIAFQFFNLSIRWYGIFIALGFLIGYFIAETLAKKNNLNLNSFSNLIFFILIFSIIFARLYFVFLSWDYFKSHINEIPKIWLGGQSIHGGILGAVIGALIYSKISKISFYKYIDIIAVAAPLGQAIGRWGNFFNNEAFGKPAYDWIIRLYIPFEFRPEQFLNVEYFHPAFLYESFFDLLIFIFLYNKYFTWKEKPGKIFWTYLLCYSVIRFFLEFLRVDSLYIFGNIPVAQVVSVLVLVLALVFLLRSK; encoded by the coding sequence ATGTTAAATAACTTACCAGTTATTACTTTAAGTTCTCCAGGTCCGATTGCATTTCAGTTTTTTAATTTATCAATAAGATGGTATGGTATTTTTATTGCTCTGGGTTTTTTAATTGGTTATTTTATAGCAGAAACATTAGCAAAGAAAAACAATTTAAACTTAAATAGTTTTAGTAATTTAATTTTTTTTATTTTAATTTTTAGCATAATCTTTGCAAGACTATATTTTGTATTTTTAAGTTGGGATTATTTTAAATCCCACATTAATGAAATTCCAAAAATATGGCTAGGCGGACAATCTATTCATGGCGGAATTTTAGGTGCTGTTATTGGAGCGTTAATTTATTCTAAAATTAGTAAAATATCTTTTTACAAATACATAGATATAATTGCTGTAGCTGCTCCTTTAGGACAAGCAATTGGCAGATGGGGTAACTTTTTTAATAATGAAGCATTTGGAAAACCTGCCTATGATTGGATTATTAGACTATATATTCCTTTTGAATTTAGACCAGAACAATTTTTAAATGTAGAATATTTTCATCCTGCTTTTTTATACGAATCATTTTTTGATCTTTTAATTTTTATTTTTTTATACAATAAATATTTTACCTGGAAAGAAAAACCAGGAAAGATCTTTTGGACATATCTTTTATGTTATTCAGTTATAAGATTTTTTCTGGAATTTTTGAGGGTAGATAGCCTTTATATCTTTGGTAATATTCCAGTAGCGCAGGTAGTTAGTGTATTAGTTCTTGTTCTAGCTCTAGTATTTTTATTAAGGAGTAAGTAA
- a CDS encoding polyprenyl synthetase family protein, translating into MKQALEKTTPDFVNNIENELNIIEENLSKKLPAKSKTLLEIIQYIFQAGGKRIRPALCLLIAKATGYITNKHLILAELTELIHTASLIHDDIIDSARLRRGRETINNIWNDKLSVITGDFLFAQASIRLGVLENTEIVKIYAKVLSDLCDGEIEQYSYLFNPNISWEKYIEKSTTKTASLFAAACTSSAILNNQTSKIIKEAESFGKNFGIAFQIVDDILDFTSSSKKIGKEVGTDLKQGIITAPTLFALNSTNERAKQIKLLIENRFSSGSDFDKAIKLIFELGGCEKAKEAAIEYIDKAKENLSFVTDINIKTHLIKAADCITALSE; encoded by the coding sequence ATGAAACAAGCTTTAGAAAAAACAACACCAGACTTTGTAAATAATATTGAGAATGAACTTAATATCATAGAAGAAAACTTATCTAAAAAACTTCCAGCTAAAAGTAAAACTCTCTTAGAAATTATCCAGTATATTTTCCAAGCAGGTGGAAAAAGAATAAGACCTGCATTGTGTTTATTGATTGCAAAAGCAACAGGTTATATTACAAATAAACATTTAATCTTAGCAGAGTTAACTGAACTAATTCATACAGCAAGCCTTATTCATGACGACATAATAGACTCTGCGAGATTACGAAGAGGCAGGGAAACAATAAACAACATCTGGAATGATAAACTTTCAGTCATTACTGGAGATTTTTTATTTGCTCAAGCTTCAATAAGACTAGGAGTATTAGAAAATACAGAAATTGTAAAAATTTATGCGAAAGTATTAAGTGATCTTTGCGATGGTGAAATCGAGCAATATTCATATTTATTTAATCCTAATATTTCTTGGGAAAAGTACATAGAAAAATCTACTACTAAAACAGCCAGCTTATTTGCAGCAGCATGTACATCTTCAGCTATTTTAAACAATCAAACATCTAAAATAATTAAAGAGGCTGAAAGCTTTGGAAAGAACTTTGGAATTGCATTTCAAATAGTAGATGATATTTTAGATTTTACTAGTTCAAGTAAAAAAATAGGAAAAGAAGTTGGAACTGATTTAAAGCAAGGGATAATTACAGCTCCTACACTATTTGCATTAAACAGTACAAATGAAAGAGCAAAACAAATTAAGCTCTTAATAGAAAATAGATTTAGCTCTGGTAGTGATTTTGATAAAGCAATTAAACTAATTTTTGAACTTGGTGGATGCGAAAAAGCAAAAGAAGCAGCCATTGAATATATTGACAAAGCAAAAGAAAATCTTTCTTTTGTAACTGATATAAACATAAAAACTCATTTAATAAAGGCAGCTGATTGTATTACAGCTTTGTCAGAATAA
- a CDS encoding ROK family protein has product MKKSELKKTIMGVDIGGTKIASALVSSGKLVTPVYSVSTPHGIKILNVISNFYKKFSKKYLLAGIGISTAGMVSDNGRIVGSTGNIPGWQGTKVKEFLQQKYRLPVVVENDANAAAYAEYQIGSARGANPLLMITLGTGVGGGVVVNGRLVRGAHFAGGEIGHIKLSYTKQRLCTCGRYDCLEAYASGNGLLALIKHYFPDSYKKISTRDLFKLATAKNKNSILAIRIIEDWHFYISLGICNLFQVFDPEKIILSGGLSSKINLKYLTKEISKQVLPALVKSIHVEKSILGNDAGLLGAALLASQSL; this is encoded by the coding sequence ATGAAAAAATCAGAATTAAAAAAAACAATTATGGGTGTAGATATTGGCGGGACAAAAATAGCCTCGGCATTAGTTTCTAGTGGAAAGTTAGTAACTCCTGTTTATAGTGTAAGCACACCTCACGGGATAAAAATATTAAACGTAATTAGTAATTTTTATAAAAAGTTTTCTAAAAAATATCTTTTAGCTGGAATTGGAATTTCAACAGCCGGCATGGTAAGTGATAATGGAAGAATAGTTGGTTCAACTGGAAATATTCCTGGCTGGCAAGGTACAAAAGTAAAAGAATTTCTTCAACAAAAATACAGACTACCTGTAGTTGTTGAAAATGATGCAAATGCAGCCGCTTATGCAGAATATCAAATTGGTTCAGCACGTGGTGCAAATCCTCTTCTTATGATTACTTTAGGAACTGGAGTTGGTGGAGGAGTTGTAGTAAATGGAAGATTAGTAAGAGGAGCTCATTTTGCAGGTGGCGAGATTGGGCACATAAAACTAAGTTATACAAAACAAAGACTTTGCACATGTGGAAGATATGATTGTTTAGAAGCATATGCATCTGGAAATGGACTCCTTGCACTTATAAAACATTATTTTCCAGATAGTTACAAAAAAATTAGTACAAGAGATTTATTTAAATTAGCCACAGCAAAAAACAAGAATAGTATTTTAGCAATTAGGATAATCGAAGACTGGCATTTTTATATTTCTCTTGGAATATGTAATTTATTTCAGGTATTTGATCCTGAAAAAATAATTTTGTCCGGAGGATTGTCTAGTAAAATAAATCTTAAATATCTAACTAAAGAAATTAGCAAACAAGTTTTGCCAGCTCTTGTAAAATCTATTCATGTTGAAAAAAGTATATTAGGCAATGATGCAGGCTTATTAGGTGCTGCATTACTTGCAAGTCAGAGCTTGTGA
- the panB gene encoding 3-methyl-2-oxobutanoate hydroxymethyltransferase, with product MPTTIHTIKEYKKQNKKIVALTAYDYSTAKALDKAGVDIILVGDSLAQVALGHKKTLSVTMDEMLHHAKAVTRGVENALVVVDMPFLSYQVSRKEAVINAGRCLQVGANAVKLEGASKGILQTIEKMISIGIPVLGHIGFTPQSINTLGGNKVQGKNADSAKDLLKQAKDLQDIGCFAIVLELMSSETTEIITEALSIPTIGIGAGSRCDGQILVTDDLIGKYTDFKPSFVRRYAEVGKEIENAVKNFVYDVQHGKYPGINETFFMNEYESEKLKR from the coding sequence ATGCCTACTACAATTCATACAATTAAAGAATATAAAAAACAAAATAAAAAAATAGTAGCTTTAACTGCTTATGACTACAGTACTGCAAAGGCTTTAGATAAAGCAGGAGTAGATATTATTCTTGTTGGAGATAGCTTGGCTCAAGTAGCTCTTGGTCACAAAAAGACACTTTCAGTAACAATGGATGAAATGTTACATCATGCTAAAGCTGTAACTAGAGGTGTTGAAAATGCACTTGTTGTTGTTGACATGCCTTTTTTAAGTTATCAAGTTAGTAGGAAAGAAGCAGTTATAAACGCAGGAAGATGTCTGCAAGTTGGAGCTAATGCTGTTAAGTTAGAAGGTGCATCAAAAGGAATTTTACAAACCATAGAAAAAATGATTTCCATTGGTATACCAGTTTTAGGACATATAGGATTTACTCCACAATCAATTAATACTTTAGGTGGAAATAAAGTTCAAGGGAAAAATGCTGACTCTGCAAAAGATCTTTTAAAGCAAGCTAAAGATTTACAAGATATTGGTTGTTTTGCAATTGTGTTGGAATTAATGTCATCTGAAACTACAGAAATAATTACAGAAGCTTTAAGTATTCCTACAATAGGCATTGGAGCTGGTTCAAGATGTGATGGTCAAATTTTAGTAACAGATGATTTAATTGGTAAGTATACAGATTTTAAACCAAGCTTTGTAAGACGATATGCTGAAGTTGGAAAAGAAATTGAAAACGCAGTTAAAAATTTTGTTTATGATGTTCAACATGGGAAATATCCTGGTATAAATGAAACTTTCTTTATGAATGAATATGAAAGTGAAAAGTTAAAAAGATAG
- a CDS encoding sugar transferase, with protein MNLVLKRIMDILLSLIGIIFLLPVWIIISTFIKLDSKGPIFYVHKRIGKSGKEFNCIKFRSMHVNSNPHKLVDNELDSRVTKVGYFLRKTSLDETVQLVNVLLGDMAIVGPRPSLPSQVREFKKNDYDKLLVKPGLTGWTQVNGRNSIPYKKRLELDSWYAKNWNILLDLKILLKTIFVVFKQEGIYDVK; from the coding sequence ATGAACTTGGTTTTAAAAAGAATAATGGATATCTTATTAAGTTTAATTGGAATTATATTTCTTTTGCCAGTGTGGATTATTATTTCTACTTTTATTAAGCTTGATTCAAAAGGCCCGATATTTTATGTACACAAAAGAATAGGTAAAAGCGGAAAAGAATTTAATTGCATTAAGTTTAGATCCATGCATGTTAATTCTAATCCCCATAAATTAGTTGATAATGAACTAGATAGTAGAGTAACAAAAGTTGGTTATTTCTTAAGAAAAACAAGTTTAGATGAAACAGTACAACTTGTTAATGTTTTATTAGGCGATATGGCAATAGTAGGACCAAGACCATCTTTGCCTTCGCAAGTTAGAGAGTTTAAAAAAAATGATTATGACAAGCTTCTAGTAAAGCCTGGTTTAACAGGCTGGACTCAAGTAAATGGAAGGAATTCAATTCCTTATAAGAAGCGCTTAGAGCTTGACTCATGGTATGCAAAAAATTGGAATATCTTATTAGATTTAAAAATCTTACTAAAGACAATTTTTGTTGTCTTTAAGCAAGAAGGTATATATGATGTTAAATAA
- a CDS encoding ATP-binding protein → MIERFVKNIFTSKDFSKQMRFLAGPRRSGKTFIAKHFLNTVNCENLYYNWDIKNIRQKYIKDQDFYLNDINRGKKNIWICFDEIHKVKKWKNILKEHFDKNEDKNIKTIVTGSARLDLFRKAGDSLAGRYFLFHLYPLILSEVSKRKSIVNDLNLTAEDFIKKWLERDSNQDEFETLFKFSGFPEPLISGKETFHNKWKDDYIEKLIYEDLREISQIKDLDKIAELILTLPSKVGSLLSINSLKEDLEISFETVKNHLRALELIYVLFFIKPYTKKISRTIKKESKVYFFDWTRVNSPGVRFENYVACELKALVTLWSDAGYGKADIFFVRTKDGKESDFLIIKDNKPWILFEVKLSSQEIENHHFNLVKNLGNIPIVQIVLEKNLLKKISDRAFIVSADRFF, encoded by the coding sequence ATGATAGAAAGATTCGTTAAGAATATCTTTACTTCAAAAGATTTCAGCAAACAAATGAGATTTCTTGCTGGGCCTAGGCGTTCTGGTAAGACATTTATAGCTAAGCATTTCTTGAATACAGTTAATTGTGAGAATTTATACTATAACTGGGATATAAAAAACATAAGACAAAAATATATTAAAGATCAAGATTTTTATCTTAATGATATTAATAGAGGCAAAAAAAATATTTGGATTTGCTTTGATGAGATTCATAAAGTTAAAAAATGGAAAAACATTTTAAAAGAGCATTTTGATAAAAATGAAGACAAGAATATAAAAACAATTGTTACTGGAAGTGCAAGGCTAGATCTTTTTAGAAAAGCTGGTGATAGTTTAGCAGGCAGATATTTTCTGTTTCATTTGTATCCATTAATACTTTCTGAGGTATCAAAGAGGAAAAGTATAGTTAATGACTTAAACTTAACAGCAGAAGATTTTATTAAAAAATGGCTGGAGCGAGATTCAAATCAAGATGAATTTGAAACACTGTTTAAATTTAGTGGGTTTCCAGAGCCTTTGATTAGTGGAAAAGAAACATTTCATAATAAATGGAAAGATGACTATATAGAAAAACTTATATATGAAGATTTAAGGGAAATTTCACAAATAAAAGATTTAGATAAAATAGCTGAACTGATTTTAACTCTACCAAGTAAAGTAGGAAGTCTTTTATCTATAAATTCTTTAAAAGAGGATTTGGAAATAAGTTTTGAAACAGTAAAGAACCATTTAAGAGCACTTGAACTTATTTATGTTTTGTTTTTTATTAAGCCATACACAAAAAAAATATCAAGAACAATAAAGAAAGAAAGTAAAGTTTATTTTTTTGACTGGACTAGGGTTAATAGCCCTGGTGTAAGGTTTGAAAATTATGTTGCATGTGAATTAAAAGCTTTAGTCACACTATGGTCTGATGCAGGATATGGGAAAGCAGATATTTTTTTTGTAAGAACAAAAGATGGGAAAGAAAGTGACTTTCTTATTATAAAAGACAATAAACCTTGGATTCTTTTCGAAGTAAAGTTGTCCTCACAGGAAATAGAAAACCACCATTTTAATCTTGTTAAAAATCTTGGGAACATACCAATTGTGCAAATAGTATTAGAAAAAAACCTGCTTAAAAAGATAAGTGATAGGGCATTTATAGTTTCAGCAGATAGATTTTTTTAA
- the gshA gene encoding glutamate--cysteine ligase, whose product MPYRLLKKGIEVELFAGTKDGNVLPLSSKLKDKFSYISQEPDERNFEYITKPCTDYNDLFKEIITPRIKVRNYLNKLDNLILIPGSAIPLHFDKCFYSSNLNEPYYKFIFNTYKHRIITTSLHINIGIENYDTLFKLLCALRLDTPLFLALSASSCFHDGKLTGFQSYRWHSFPKTPTFVPFFTNHKSYISWINKQLANKEMYNIRHLWTSIRPNGPNRPYKLNRIEIRICDLVSDTKKILAIVSFIESIIQRYLIKETWPKVLNKTKSELNKLVEILDKQEELVAKDGLKAKIWDWRNERSNEASKIIESLYKENKDIAKKIDVLKHYNLITNILEKGNESTEFLVTYKNKKSIDTTMQYFIQQFKNMDLRYYNKIK is encoded by the coding sequence GTGCCATACAGACTACTAAAAAAAGGGATTGAAGTTGAATTATTTGCTGGAACTAAGGATGGAAATGTTCTTCCGTTGTCTTCTAAATTAAAAGATAAGTTTAGCTATATCTCACAAGAGCCTGACGAGAGAAATTTTGAATATATTACAAAGCCATGTACAGATTACAATGATTTATTTAAAGAGATCATTACACCAAGAATTAAAGTGAGAAATTATTTAAACAAATTAGATAATTTAATATTAATCCCTGGAAGTGCCATACCACTTCATTTTGATAAATGTTTTTATTCTTCCAATTTAAATGAACCGTATTATAAATTTATTTTTAATACATATAAACACAGAATTATTACTACAAGCCTTCATATAAATATAGGAATTGAAAATTATGATACTCTTTTTAAATTGTTATGTGCTTTAAGATTAGATACTCCTCTTTTTCTTGCTTTAAGTGCATCATCTTGTTTCCATGATGGGAAACTAACTGGTTTTCAATCTTACAGATGGCATAGTTTTCCAAAAACACCAACATTTGTCCCATTTTTTACAAACCACAAAAGTTATATAAGCTGGATAAATAAACAACTTGCTAACAAAGAGATGTATAACATTAGACATCTTTGGACAAGCATAAGACCAAATGGACCTAACAGACCTTATAAGTTAAATAGAATAGAAATAAGAATTTGTGATTTAGTAAGTGATACAAAAAAAATTTTAGCAATAGTTAGTTTCATTGAATCTATAATTCAAAGATATTTAATTAAAGAAACATGGCCTAAGGTTTTAAATAAAACAAAATCAGAGTTAAACAAGCTTGTTGAAATTCTTGATAAGCAAGAAGAGCTAGTTGCTAAAGACGGGCTTAAAGCAAAAATCTGGGATTGGCGCAATGAACGTAGTAATGAAGCTTCTAAAATAATTGAGTCTTTATATAAAGAAAATAAAGATATAGCAAAAAAAATTGATGTTTTAAAACATTATAATTTAATAACTAATATCTTAGAAAAAGGAAATGAATCTACAGAATTTTTAGTAACTTATAAAAATAAAAAATCAATTGATACAACAATGCAATATTTTATCCAACAATTTAAAAATATGGATTTAAGGTACTACAATAAAATTAAATGA
- a CDS encoding ABC transporter permease produces MSLPVYVLKRILSSIPLLLVISVISFSIIRLNITIRNINLSLLSLILISFFLFYLLTKIKNWYFLGFISLISLISFSYYLSSFEILPFPFILSFILLSLFLFLYWVQSFVSKSFYLPYIVMFISLIVVSSNFGFKYPVNIPIKSVVLKSGDPLAELRFNPAISTEVLKLEEKRLGLNEPWHIQYLLWLKGLFHGDLGVTQQNQSVSKVIQKPVINTLLLSLCTLFSTWFIAIPLGIWAALNRNKFIDKFLAILTSCSMSTPTFILAVLGLLFALNSQVLPIGGLTSVSFYEMNLFEKIFDLIKHLILPTTILTLVSISGLQRQMRANLLDVLRQEYIKTAIAKGLPQNMVIYKHALRNAINPLITIFGFEFGALLSGAALTETILAYPGLGALTLEAARKMDINLTMVTLMMGATMLIAGNLIADLLLKFADPRIKFEN; encoded by the coding sequence ATGAGCCTTCCTGTCTATGTGCTTAAAAGAATTTTATCAAGTATTCCTTTGCTTCTTGTAATTTCAGTAATAAGTTTTTCAATCATACGATTAAATATAACTATTAGAAATATTAATTTATCATTATTAAGTCTTATTTTGATTTCATTTTTTTTGTTTTATCTCTTAACAAAGATAAAAAACTGGTACTTTCTTGGATTTATTAGTTTAATTAGTTTAATTAGTTTTTCTTATTATTTATCTTCTTTTGAAATACTTCCATTTCCATTTATATTAAGTTTTATACTTCTTAGCTTATTTTTATTCTTGTACTGGGTCCAATCATTTGTAAGCAAATCATTTTACTTGCCTTATATTGTAATGTTTATATCTCTTATCGTGGTGTCGTCTAACTTTGGTTTTAAATATCCAGTAAATATTCCAATAAAATCAGTAGTATTAAAATCTGGAGATCCATTAGCTGAACTTAGATTTAATCCTGCAATAAGTACAGAAGTTCTTAAATTAGAAGAAAAAAGATTAGGATTAAATGAACCTTGGCATATTCAATATTTACTCTGGTTAAAAGGATTATTTCATGGGGATTTAGGAGTTACCCAACAAAATCAATCCGTAAGCAAGGTAATTCAAAAACCAGTAATCAATACTCTTTTACTTAGTTTATGTACTCTTTTTTCAACATGGTTTATTGCAATTCCTCTTGGAATATGGGCTGCACTTAACAGAAATAAATTTATAGATAAATTTTTAGCAATTCTCACTTCATGCAGCATGTCTACCCCAACATTTATTCTTGCTGTTTTAGGATTGCTTTTTGCATTAAATAGTCAAGTCCTTCCTATAGGTGGACTTACAAGTGTTAGTTTTTATGAGATGAACTTATTTGAAAAAATATTTGATCTAATTAAACACTTAATTTTACCTACAACTATACTTACACTGGTTTCTATTAGTGGTCTACAAAGACAAATGAGGGCTAATTTACTTGATGTACTTAGACAAGAATATATTAAAACAGCAATTGCAAAAGGCTTGCCTCAAAATATGGTTATCTATAAACATGCTCTGAGAAATGCTATAAATCCATTAATTACAATTTTTGGTTTTGAATTTGGAGCTTTACTTAGTGGTGCAGCTTTAACTGAAACAATACTTGCATATCCAGGTCTTGGAGCACTTACCCTTGAAGCTGCAAGAAAAATGGATATAAATCTAACTATGGTTACTTTAATGATGGGAGCTACGATGCTTATAGCTGGTAATTTAATTGCAGACTTGCTTTTAAAATTTGCTGATCCAAGAATTAAGTTTGAGAATTAA
- a CDS encoding nucleotidyltransferase gives MFQNLLKKLATEFEKSNIPYMVIGGQAVLLYGEPRFTKDIDITLGVSVEKLDSIIKIASSLELKILPDNPRKFVEELMVLPVIDGTSGIRIDLIFSFSPYEQEAIKRANKINISGTSVNFASIEDLIIHKVIAGRERDIEDISNIILKNSNFDKNYISRWLREFDLSLNESFTEKFTSMTKKHC, from the coding sequence GTGTTTCAAAACCTCCTAAAAAAGCTAGCTACTGAGTTTGAAAAATCTAATATCCCTTACATGGTTATTGGTGGACAAGCAGTTCTCCTGTATGGGGAGCCTAGATTTACAAAAGACATAGACATTACACTTGGAGTGAGTGTTGAAAAATTAGATAGCATAATTAAAATTGCAAGCAGCCTGGAATTAAAAATACTTCCTGATAATCCTAGAAAATTTGTAGAAGAGCTAATGGTCTTGCCAGTAATAGATGGAACAAGTGGAATTAGAATTGATTTGATTTTTTCATTCTCACCATATGAACAAGAAGCAATTAAAAGAGCAAATAAAATTAATATATCAGGCACGTCTGTCAACTTTGCGTCAATAGAAGATCTAATTATTCACAAAGTTATAGCAGGAAGAGAAAGAGATATTGAAGATATAAGTAATATAATTTTGAAAAATTCAAATTTTGATAAGAATTATATTTCAAGATGGTTAAGAGAGTTTGACCTTTCCTTAAATGAATCATTTACAGAAAAGTTTACAAGCATGACGAAAAAGCATTGTTAA
- a CDS encoding CDP-alcohol phosphatidyltransferase family protein, which yields MFLCLITCAFIATGIPVFLIIGAVLIQLVFILDCLDGQLARYRNESSNFGAWYDRVTDRVKDFLIYFSIAWGHYRVYEDWKIWPLAMASLFFVYLFDYYVNQDIKLESRLQTRDQRPETRKRSIVYSLWSMVLNKIFSLGERIYKSIPILQFHIGEQYLLISLFLFFNQTRLLCYLIILLGMFYSIYWPLAKYYGRKPN from the coding sequence TTGTTTTTATGTTTAATTACATGTGCTTTTATTGCAACAGGAATCCCAGTCTTTTTAATTATTGGTGCTGTGTTAATTCAATTAGTTTTTATTTTAGATTGTTTAGATGGTCAATTAGCTAGATATAGAAATGAATCAAGCAATTTTGGAGCGTGGTACGACAGAGTAACAGACAGAGTAAAAGATTTTTTAATTTATTTTTCAATTGCATGGGGACATTATAGAGTTTATGAAGACTGGAAAATATGGCCTCTTGCAATGGCTAGCTTGTTTTTTGTTTATTTGTTTGATTACTATGTGAATCAGGATATAAAACTAGAATCTAGACTACAGACCAGAGACCAGAGACCAGAGACCAGAAAAAGGTCTATAGTCTATAGTCTATGGTCTATGGTCTTAAACAAGATTTTCTCTTTAGGCGAAAGAATCTACAAATCAATTCCAATACTCCAGTTTCACATCGGCGAGCAATATTTATTAATTTCTTTATTCTTATTTTTTAACCAAACAAGACTTTTGTGTTATTTAATTATTTTACTTGGAATGTTTTATTCAATTTATTGGCCTCTTGCAAAGTATTATGGGAGGAAGCCAAATTAA